TTTTATAGAATAAGTTTTTAATAAACGTGTTTCGTTTCCAAAATTCATGAACTCTCCCAAAATATAATCTCTTTCTGTAAGTGGGTCAACTCTATTAATTTGTTCCAGTACCCCTAAAGCTTTTCTGTTGGCAATTAGCCCAAAAAAGCGACTGTTTAAACGTGTAGTTGAACTAAATTCATGGTTGAATTGTAAAGCCGCTAAATTCCAATCTACTTTAAACCAGTTTCTTGTTCGATATGAAGTATCTGGCGTGGTGTTGAATTGTAAATCAGTTAAGCCACCTGGTTGGTGAGCAAGGTAGTTCATTTTGGTAAATTCTATATTGGCACTTGTTTTTTCGTTAAATAGATATTGGGCATTTAGACCTGCTGCATAAACATCAAATTCCGAATTTGGTCTAAAGTCATTCCCTGTTTTATATTGCCCATAAACATAATAGTTCCACCTTTTCTTGCTTCCCCCAAGTTCTAGAAAGGTATTAGAAAGCCCAAAAGAACCCACAGTTTGTCGTATCGTTCCTTCTAGTTGTTTTTCTTCATTTCCTGTTTTTAATACAAAATTTAATAGTCCACCAAATTGAGTCCCAAATTGTAAGGCTGCAGCCCCACGAATTAATTGTATTTTTTCAACAGCTTCAGTAGGAGGAGTATAATATGTTTCAGGATACCCTAGAGCATCAGCACTAATGTCATAACCATTCTGACGTGTGTTGTAGTTCGAGGTTCTACTTGGGTTAAGCCCTCTTCCTCCAATTCCTAATTGAATCCCTGCGCCATCACTTTCCCAAATATTTAATCCAGGTATTTGAGCATATATTTGCCGCCCCTGGTTAATGGCTTTGTTTCCTCCTGTTTCTTCAACCGAAATAACTTCGTTCTTTTTTCCTTGACTGATTAATACGCCTTCAATTGGTCGCATTCTGTTGGTAGGTCCTACTAAGTCTTTTTTCTCTTCTGTAATGTCAACTCCATCAATTTCGTAGGCCAATTCTTTGAGAGAAACATTTTGTTTAATACTCGATTTGTCGATCGTGACGATCTTCTTTTGAGCTTCAAATCCTAGCGTATGGAAAGTGATTTCATAACTGCCAAAAGGTATGGAGTCAGTCTGATAGTTTCCTTTTATGTCAGTATAATAAGTTTTGTTAATGGCTGGGATGGCAATTACTTTTTGATCCTCAATTGACTGTGTTTTTGTGGTGATTTTACCAAAAACAACCCCTTTGTTTTGTGAAAATGAAACAAAAGAACAGAAGAGTAATATGTTGAAGAATAAAAACCTATTCATAAGGTAAAATCCAAGTTTTAGAAACAAAGCCTCTTTTTTCTTTAGCAAGGTCTACTGTTGTGTCAATAAAATCTCTGCTTCCTTTGTTGAACAAAGATACTTTAACTGACGCATATACTTCGGGATTTTCTATTTTTTCAGTTTTATTTTCTATTGGATAAGTATAATTTTGATATTCTTTAGCTAAGTGATGTGCAAATTGTAAAATCATGTCGGGTTGCGTTGCCATCATTTTTTCTTGTTGAGGAGTTAAATAGTCAGCATTGTTGATAATCAATTTGCGATTGTTTTCAGGGTCCTTTATGGTAAATTCAGCGTAGCCTACTTTTTCAATTAACATGACACGCCAACTAAAACGAAAACCTTGTTCTGTCCAAAATAATTTACCATCATAAAGTAAATATCTAAATGGAAGCAAAAGTTGAATACTAACAAATAGAATAATTAAGTTTTGCGTTATTTTTCTTGATGGGGTTCTTCGATTTAAAATTGGAGGATGTGTAGGGTGTGGTTGTAATAATGAAAGGATGTTTCTATGAAACTGTGGAGAGAAGAAAATTAAAGTGCTTACTATCATTACGAATGGGAAAACCCCAATAGGAAACATAGATGCTGTTATTACATGAAAAAATACAACAAGAAAATATCCGTATATTCTTAAACGATTATGGAGTAATATAAAAGGGATAGACAAATCAAATAACATACCGCCCCAACTAAATAGATAGGCAGTAATGTCATACTGCATTAATGACCCTACAAGCGGTAAATCCGTTTGGTGCTTTAACCAATTGATTAAAGGTTGAGCTTCGAAAAGCCAGTGGTAATTAATTTTTGCTACACCTGCAAAAAAATAAACCACCCCAAGTTGAAATTTGATGATGTTGATTGTCCAACTCGGAACAGTTAATTTTTCTTTTACGACTTTGAAGTAAACATCTAGGGAAAAGTATTTGTTGGCTGGTAGAAATATAAGAATGAAGCTAACAAGACTAATGAAGTAGTAATGATTGAGATAGTTGGTCTTGTCGATTAATTCAATATAGGTAAATATTAGAAAATAGGTGATTGATGCTATTCGGTAAAGCCCTCCAAAAGTGATCAATAAACTAGAAAAGAGCAATATTATGAATAGGATATACATCCCAGATTCACTTAAAGGTTTTACCCAGTCAAAACCATAATAAGTAAAAAAGTAGGTGGGCTGAACATATAAATCATAGACCCAACCTTTATACATGAAGCGAGCTGTGCTAAAAAACAATAATAACCCAAAAAAGATTCTAAAAACAACTAATGTTGAAATGTCTTTTTCTTGATTAAAGAAACGATCTAGCAAATTCTTCATGATAAAAACGAGCAATAGCAATTAATCTCCGTCATTGTCTTGGTAGGTGATTAATACACCTAAGGCAGAGGTTAAATCTACCTTGATTAATGGAACCAATTTTTGCATTTCTTGATAAGTAACCATAACTTGAGAAGAGTTGTTGACAACCTCATCAGAAAGTGGATTAGCGTGTGTATTTAACGCTGTAATAATTGTCGTGATTTGATTTTCTATTGTTGTTTCTAGAGCGTTACCACTAGCGTCTTTTGCAGCTACAAAGTTGATGTAATCATCTAACCCTTGCCCTTCAGTATTATCATTGTAATTGTTCCCTTTTACAAACTTTCTAAATGCATCCATTACAGCTATAGCATATTCAACGGAGTTACTCGAATATAGAGCTTCTACATGTCCAGGCATTGGTTGTTGAGAAAACCCATTAAAAACACCTGCAGGAAGACCTACTTTTCCTTTTCTAATATAAGATTCGTAATGCTGACTTAAAGCATTTACTAAGATACTAACTGAACTCCCTTGGGAATTATCGTTACTGTTACTTTTAAAAGATTGACTGTATGAATTATTCCAGTTGTTAAGAACTGTTGATGCGTTAGTTTTTAATTCACTTGTAATTGCTGTAAGGTAGTTTTGAGCTTCAGAAGTATTGATAAAATAATCTACAACTTCTTGCGCATTGTTTCCAGTGCCATATAAAAGGTAGTCAAGGGCTTGAAGGCCTTTTGCGTCAAAATTATTTGGTAGCTGTAAATTATAAGAGCCACTTGCAATATTAGAATTTACTAATACTGTATCTATTGGGTAGATGTTTGTTTGCGCTTTTAAGCTGATATCAGAAGCAGGACCAAAGTCAATAAATGATACGCCTTGCCAACTTATACATGCAGATTTCCATGCAGCTCTTATCTCGGTAAGTGTTGCAATGGATGGAGCGCCAGTAAAAGCAGTTGATTTGTTTTCTAACTCAATAACAGTCGTTTCATAGTTGGTGTAAGCAGGAATAATATAATTGTCTGCTAAATTGGTTAACATTTTAGTACGATCGTATTCTCCAACGGTATTGTATTCACATGAACCATCATCCTTTTTAGCTTTTTCATCATAGTTACTCGCATTGGAGTCGGTGCATCCCTTTCTTTTGCAGGAGTTCAGAGTTATGTTGGTAACAGCTGTGATAAGAATTAAATATAAAAATTTGTTTTTCATCGCATTTGATTTTTAAACCATTGTGCTAAGGTAATGATTTGTTCGTTAGATAATCTGGCTTCTTTATGC
This DNA window, taken from Flavobacteriales bacterium, encodes the following:
- a CDS encoding TonB-dependent receptor — translated: MNRFLFFNILLFCSFVSFSQNKGVVFGKITTKTQSIEDQKVIAIPAINKTYYTDIKGNYQTDSIPFGSYEITFHTLGFEAQKKIVTIDKSSIKQNVSLKELAYEIDGVDITEEKKDLVGPTNRMRPIEGVLISQGKKNEVISVEETGGNKAINQGRQIYAQIPGLNIWESDGAGIQLGIGGRGLNPSRTSNYNTRQNGYDISADALGYPETYYTPPTEAVEKIQLIRGAAALQFGTQFGGLLNFVLKTGNEEKQLEGTIRQTVGSFGLSNTFLELGGSKKRWNYYVYGQYKTGNDFRPNSEFDVYAAGLNAQYLFNEKTSANIEFTKMNYLAHQPGGLTDLQFNTTPDTSYRTRNWFKVDWNLAALQFNHEFSSTTRLNSRFFGLIANRKALGVLEQINRVDPLTERDYILGEFMNFGNETRLLKTYSIKDQIWAFVVGARYYKGYNHSLQGYADSTDQPHFEYLNPNYVEGSDYEFPSQNISVFVEHIFALSKHFSITPGIRFESINTNANGWYRNTVRDLAGNIVFDEQVIDNQTNNRAFLIGGIGLNYKLNDSLEFYANASQNYRSINFTDMQIQNPNFRIDPNLEDEKGYNFDFGTRGLIGNKVNYDISLFLLAYNNRIGTAIKTDPVLFNVYQYRTNISQSLTKGIEGMIAVDWWKLLINDTSKLSVRTFVNTAFTDARYVNSLEPAYENKKVELVPEFTFKTGLRIGYKDFSTQIQYSYTSEHFSDATNTEQQANAVNGLIPAYSIVDWSVKYKWKRLQLETGINNLTNSIYFTRRATAYPGPGIIPSPPRNYFLTLQVKI
- a CDS encoding HTTM domain-containing protein is translated as MKNLLDRFFNQEKDISTLVVFRIFFGLLLFFSTARFMYKGWVYDLYVQPTYFFTYYGFDWVKPLSESGMYILFIILLFSSLLITFGGLYRIASITYFLIFTYIELIDKTNYLNHYYFISLVSFILIFLPANKYFSLDVYFKVVKEKLTVPSWTINIIKFQLGVVYFFAGVAKINYHWLFEAQPLINWLKHQTDLPLVGSLMQYDITAYLFSWGGMLFDLSIPFILLHNRLRIYGYFLVVFFHVITASMFPIGVFPFVMIVSTLIFFSPQFHRNILSLLQPHPTHPPILNRRTPSRKITQNLIILFVSIQLLLPFRYLLYDGKLFWTEQGFRFSWRVMLIEKVGYAEFTIKDPENNRKLIINNADYLTPQQEKMMATQPDMILQFAHHLAKEYQNYTYPIENKTEKIENPEVYASVKVSLFNKGSRDFIDTTVDLAKEKRGFVSKTWILPYE
- a CDS encoding imelysin family protein → MKNKFLYLILITAVTNITLNSCKRKGCTDSNASNYDEKAKKDDGSCEYNTVGEYDRTKMLTNLADNYIIPAYTNYETTVIELENKSTAFTGAPSIATLTEIRAAWKSACISWQGVSFIDFGPASDISLKAQTNIYPIDTVLVNSNIASGSYNLQLPNNFDAKGLQALDYLLYGTGNNAQEVVDYFINTSEAQNYLTAITSELKTNASTVLNNWNNSYSQSFKSNSNDNSQGSSVSILVNALSQHYESYIRKGKVGLPAGVFNGFSQQPMPGHVEALYSSNSVEYAIAVMDAFRKFVKGNNYNDNTEGQGLDDYINFVAAKDASGNALETTIENQITTIITALNTHANPLSDEVVNNSSQVMVTYQEMQKLVPLIKVDLTSALGVLITYQDNDGD